A window of Aeromicrobium duanguangcaii genomic DNA:
CGACCGCAACATCCGCATCGCCCCGTCCTTCCCGCCGCTGGACGAGCTCACGCAGGCGATGGAGGGACTGACGACCTGCGTCCTGCTCGCCGCCGCCGAGAAGGCTCTCGCCGCCTGACGTGCGCATCGTCGTCGCGCCCGACAAGTTCGCGGGCACGCTGACCGCTCCCGAGGCAGCCCGGGCGATCGCCCGGGGGTGGCGACGCAGCGCGCCCGGGGACGACCTCGTCGAGGCCCCCATGGCCGACGGCGGCCCGGGGTTCGCCGACGCGCTCCACAGCGCCTTCGGCGACTCCTCGCGGATCGAGGTCGTCACGGTGCCCGGCCCGCTCGGCGAGCCGACGCCCGTCGGACTGCTGCTGCAGGGTGAGACCGCGTACCTCGAGTCCGCGCAGGCGTGCGGACTGCACCTCGTGACGGGGGAGCGTCCGATGGACGCGACCACCGTCGGGGTCGGCCGAGCCATCGCGGCCGCGGTCGACGGGGGAGCGCGACGGATCGTGGTCGGTCTGGGCGGCAGCGCCACGACCGACGGAGGCGCGGGTCTGCTGGCGGCCCTCGGTGCCACGGCGGACGTTCCGCTCGACGCCGGGCCGGCCGGTCTCGACGGCGTCAGCCACGTCGACCTAGGTGCCGTCCGCGACCGGCTCGCCGGCGTCGAGCTGGTCGTGGCGGCCGACGTCGAGACGACCCTGCTGGGGATGTTCGGCGCCGCGCGCACGTTCGGCCCGCAGAAGGGGCTCACCGACGAGCAGATCCTCACCGTCGACCACCGGCTCGACCAGTTCGTGCAGGCGGTGTGCGGCACGACCCCCGCCGAGCGACGCGTCGCCGACCTCAAGGGCGCGGGCGCCGCGGGCGGGATCGGCTTCGCCCTCATGGTCCTGGGCGCCGAGGTCACGTCCGGCATCGCGCTGGTCGCCGAGGCGTCCGGCCTGGACGAGCTCCTCGAGGGAGCCGACCTGGTGCTGTCGGGGGAGGGGGCCTTCGACTACTCCTCCCGCGCGGGCAAGGTCGTCCACGGCGTCGCCACGGTCGCCATGCGCCACGCGGTGCCCTGCGTCGTGCTGGCCGGTCGCATCGACGTCGGCAGCCGCGAGATGCGTGCCCTCGGGGTCGAGTCGGCCTACAGCCTGGTCGACCGCGTGGGGGAGGAGGCCGCGCTGGCCGAGCCCGCCCGGCACCTGAGCGACCTCGCCGCGCGGGTCGCGCGCTCGTGGTCGGCCTGACCCCTTCGGCCTGCTGCGCTGGCTCCGGCCTTCGCGACCCGCGTAGGATGGGGAATCGAAACGGATCGCGCGGTGTTGACGACGTCAGCAGCACGATCCATCCGTAGACCGAGGAGCCTCGATGACCGCCACGGACCAGACCAGCACCGAAACCACCCCCGCCGACGGCATCACCCTGAGCGATGGTGCTGCCGGCAAGGTCAAGAGCCTGCTGGAGCAGGAGGGACGCGACGACCTCGCGCTGCGCATCGCCGTGCAGCCCGGCGGCTGCTCCGGCCTGCGCTACCAGCTCTTCTTCGACGAGCGCACGCTCGACGGTGATGAGATCCGCGAGTTCGACGGCGTCAACGTCGTCGTCGACCGCATGAGCCTGCCGTACCTGCACGGCGCGACGATCGATTTCGTCGACACGATCGAGAAGCAGGGCTTCACCATCGACAACCCGATGGCGACCGGCTCCTGCGCCTGCGGCGACTCCTTCCACTGAGTCGCGTAGGCCACCGACATCGATCGGGGCGCACCACCGGGGTTTCCGGGGGTGCGCCCCGATCGCATATGGTGGCGGCCGTGCACCTCGCCATCGCCGGGTCGGTAGCCACCGACCATCTGCAGACCTTCGCCGGTAAGTTCTCCGACTCCCTCGTCCCCGATCAGCTGGACAAGCTGTCGGTGTCGTTCCTCGTCGAGGACCTGGACGTACGTCGAGGGGGGTGTGCCGCCAACATCACCTTCGGACTGGGCAGCCTGGGGCTCCAGCCGACCCTCGTGGCCGCTGTGGGCCGCGACTTCGACCTCGGGTACCGCGAGTGGCTGCAAGGCGCTGGCGTGGACTGTGAGAGCGTCCTGGTCCATCCCACGCTGCACACCGCGCTGTGCACCATCACGACCGACGAGGCACACGCCCAGATCGTGACGTTCTACCCCGGAGCGATGGCCAAGGCGCGCGAGATCGACGTCGCCGCCCTGCACGCCGAGAACCCCATCGACCTGCTCCTGATCGGCCCCGACGACCCGGACGGCATGCTGCGGCACACGCGCACCGCCCGAGAGCTGGGGATCCCCTTCGCCGCCGACCCGTCCCAGCAGCTCGCGTGGGCCGGCGGTGAGCTCATCCGCGACCTCATCGACGGCGCCGCGTACCTGTTCAGCAACGACTACGAGGCGGCCCTGATCGCCCAGAAGACCGGCTGGAGCGATGCCGACATCGCCGAGCGGGTCGGCGTCCGCGTCGTCACGCACGGCAAGGACGGCTGCATCGTCCACGAGGCCGACGGCACGACCCACCAGGTCCGGGCCATCGACGGCGTCACCGCGGTCGACCCCACCGGTGTCGGCGACAGCTTCCGCGCGGGCTTCATGGCCGGCGTCGCGGCGGGCCTCCCGCTCGAGCGCGCGGCCCAGGTCGGCTGCACCATCGCGGCCAGCGTGGTCGAGACGATCGGCACCCAGGAGTACGTGCTGGAACGCGCGTCGTTCCTCGATCGCGTCGCCTCGACGTACGGCGATCAGGCCCGCGAGGAGATCGCCGCGGCGCTCTCGATCGCGCACGAAGCGCCTGTCGAGTCAGCTTGACCTCCTCGCTGGGCGGCCCGTCGCCTGCGTTACTGTTGGCCAAAACCCTGTGTGGGTCAAAATCTTCTGAGAAAGGCGCTCCGTGGGTCGGATGAAATTGGCGGCTCTGACCGCCCTGGCCGCTGTCATGCTCGGCGGCTGCTCCCCCTGGGACAAGTCGGACGTCAGCCGGCTCGCGCTCCCTGTGGCCGGTTCCGACCGGTCCATCTACATGTGGAACCTGTGGCTCGGCACCTGGATCGCCGTCCTCGTCGTGTTCGTGCTGGTCTTCGGCATGATCCTGTACGCGCCGATCCGTTACCGTCGCAAGAACAGCGACGATCCGGCTCCCGTCCAGGTTCGCTACAACCTGCCGCTGGAGGCGCTCTACACGATCGCCCCGGTCATCGTCGTCGCCGTGTTCTTCTTCCACACCGTGGAGTCGCAGAACGAGCAGCTGCGCGAGGTCAAGAACCCCGATCACACGATCGAGGTCGTCGGCAGCAAGTGGCAGTGGACCTTCAACTACCTCGAGGGCGCTCCCGGCGGTGAGCCGGTCTACGACCAGGGCAACCCGGCCGAGCTCCCGGAGCTGTGGCTCCCCGTCAACGAGTCCGTGAAGTTCGAGCTCATCTCGCCGGACGTCATCCACTCGTTCTGGGTCCCGGAGTTCTACTTCAAGATGGACGTGGTCCCGGGCAACATCCCGGGCAAGGAAGGCAACAACTCGTTCACGATGACGCCGGACCGCGAGGGCACCTTCACGGGTCGCTGCGCGGAGCTGTGCGGCGTCTACCACACCCGCATGCTGTTCAAGGTCAAGGTCGTCTCCGCCGAGGAGTACCAGGCCCACCTGGCCGACCTCGAGGCTGCCGGCCAGATCGGCACCCCGAGGGGCTCGACCACAGCTGAAACCGTCGCCGGCCTGCAGGCCAGCGGCGAGAGCGAACCGGAGGACTGATGGCGACCGCAACCTTCGATGCCCCCGAGGCACGGAGCACTCCCGCGAAGAAGGAGCGCTCGCTCGGAACGAAGGCCTTCACGCTGCTGACGACCACCGACCACAAGGTCATCGGTCAGATGTACGCCGTGACGACGTTCTTCTTCTTCATCTTCGGCGGCATCCTGGCGCTCATCATCCGCGCCGAGCTCGCCCGCCCGGGTGGACAGCTCGTCGGTGACGAGACGTACAACCAGCTGTTCACGATGCACGGCACGATCATGCTGCTCATGTTCGCGACGCCGCTGTTCTTCGCGTTCGGCAACATGATCATGCCGCTGCAGATCGGCGCTCCCGACGTGGCGTTCCCGCGTCTGAACATGTTCAGCTACTGGCTGTACCTGTTCGGCTCGCTGATCGCGGTCTCGGGCTTCATCGTGCCCGGCGGCGCCGCCAGCTTCGGCTGGTTCGCGTACCTGCCGCTGTCGGACTCGATCAACAGCCCCGGCGTCGGTGGCGACCTGTGGGTCATGGGTCTGTACATGTCGGGCCTGGGCACGATCCTGGGTGCCGTCAACTTCATCACCACGATCTTCTGCATGCGCGCTCCGGGCATGACCATGTTCCGGATGCCGATCTTCGTGTGGAACACGCTGGTCACCAGCATCCTGATCATCGTCGTGTTCCCGGTGTTCGCCGCGGCTCTGCTCGCGCTGGGCGCGGACCGCATGCTCGGTGCTCACGTGTTCGACCCATCGACCGGTGGACCGATCATGTACCAGCACCTGTTCTGGTTCTTCGGACACCCAGAGGTCTACATCATCGCCCTGCCGTTCTTCGGCATCATCACCGAAGTCCTGCCGGTCTTCAGCCGCAAGCCGGTCTTCGGCTACGTCGGCCTGGTCGGCGCGACGCTGGCGATCGCGGTCCTCTCGGCCGCGGTGTGGGCGCACCACATGTTCGTGACGGGGGCGGTCAACCTCGCGTTCTTCTCCTTCATGACGTTGTTGATCGGCGTGCCAACCGGTGTGAAGTTCTTCAACTGGATCGGCACGATGTGGGGCGGGTCCGTGTCGTTCGACTCGCCGCTGCTGTTCTCGCTGGGCTTCCTGACGACCTTCCTGTTCGGTGGTCTGACCGGCATCGTGCTGGCCTCGCCGGCGCTGGACTTCCACCTGTCCGACACGTACTTCGTGGTGGCGCACTTCCACTACGTGGTGTTCGGCACGGTCGTGTTCGCGATGTTCGCGGGCTACTACTACTGGTGG
This region includes:
- a CDS encoding glycerate kinase family protein — encoded protein: MRIVVAPDKFAGTLTAPEAARAIARGWRRSAPGDDLVEAPMADGGPGFADALHSAFGDSSRIEVVTVPGPLGEPTPVGLLLQGETAYLESAQACGLHLVTGERPMDATTVGVGRAIAAAVDGGARRIVVGLGGSATTDGGAGLLAALGATADVPLDAGPAGLDGVSHVDLGAVRDRLAGVELVVAADVETTLLGMFGAARTFGPQKGLTDEQILTVDHRLDQFVQAVCGTTPAERRVADLKGAGAAGGIGFALMVLGAEVTSGIALVAEASGLDELLEGADLVLSGEGAFDYSSRAGKVVHGVATVAMRHAVPCVVLAGRIDVGSREMRALGVESAYSLVDRVGEEAALAEPARHLSDLAARVARSWSA
- a CDS encoding HesB/IscA family protein; the encoded protein is MTATDQTSTETTPADGITLSDGAAGKVKSLLEQEGRDDLALRIAVQPGGCSGLRYQLFFDERTLDGDEIREFDGVNVVVDRMSLPYLHGATIDFVDTIEKQGFTIDNPMATGSCACGDSFH
- a CDS encoding carbohydrate kinase family protein, with translation MHLAIAGSVATDHLQTFAGKFSDSLVPDQLDKLSVSFLVEDLDVRRGGCAANITFGLGSLGLQPTLVAAVGRDFDLGYREWLQGAGVDCESVLVHPTLHTALCTITTDEAHAQIVTFYPGAMAKAREIDVAALHAENPIDLLLIGPDDPDGMLRHTRTARELGIPFAADPSQQLAWAGGELIRDLIDGAAYLFSNDYEAALIAQKTGWSDADIAERVGVRVVTHGKDGCIVHEADGTTHQVRAIDGVTAVDPTGVGDSFRAGFMAGVAAGLPLERAAQVGCTIAASVVETIGTQEYVLERASFLDRVASTYGDQAREEIAAALSIAHEAPVESA
- the ctaC gene encoding aa3-type cytochrome oxidase subunit II, encoding MKLAALTALAAVMLGGCSPWDKSDVSRLALPVAGSDRSIYMWNLWLGTWIAVLVVFVLVFGMILYAPIRYRRKNSDDPAPVQVRYNLPLEALYTIAPVIVVAVFFFHTVESQNEQLREVKNPDHTIEVVGSKWQWTFNYLEGAPGGEPVYDQGNPAELPELWLPVNESVKFELISPDVIHSFWVPEFYFKMDVVPGNIPGKEGNNSFTMTPDREGTFTGRCAELCGVYHTRMLFKVKVVSAEEYQAHLADLEAAGQIGTPRGSTTAETVAGLQASGESEPED
- the ctaD gene encoding aa3-type cytochrome oxidase subunit I, which gives rise to MATATFDAPEARSTPAKKERSLGTKAFTLLTTTDHKVIGQMYAVTTFFFFIFGGILALIIRAELARPGGQLVGDETYNQLFTMHGTIMLLMFATPLFFAFGNMIMPLQIGAPDVAFPRLNMFSYWLYLFGSLIAVSGFIVPGGAASFGWFAYLPLSDSINSPGVGGDLWVMGLYMSGLGTILGAVNFITTIFCMRAPGMTMFRMPIFVWNTLVTSILIIVVFPVFAAALLALGADRMLGAHVFDPSTGGPIMYQHLFWFFGHPEVYIIALPFFGIITEVLPVFSRKPVFGYVGLVGATLAIAVLSAAVWAHHMFVTGAVNLAFFSFMTLLIGVPTGVKFFNWIGTMWGGSVSFDSPLLFSLGFLTTFLFGGLTGIVLASPALDFHLSDTYFVVAHFHYVVFGTVVFAMFAGYYYWWPKMTGRMLDEKLAKIHFWLLFVGFHLTFLVQHWLGVEGFPRRYADYLPGDGFTRLNEISTIGAFLLGASTLPFIYNVWKSRNAPLVRQDDPWGWGRSLEWATSSPPPRHNFVSLPRIRSESPAFDLHHPDVVELEMAQNPDANDALADTPDVEGRSEALGGNNPKAGE